In Sporomusaceae bacterium FL31, the genomic stretch TTATTGGTACACCGATGAAGGATGTTATCCATATGAGTCATGGACCGGTAGGCTGTACCTATGATACCTGGCAAACCAAACGTTATATCAGCGATAATGATAACTTCCAGCTCAAATACACTTACGCGACTGATATGAAGGAAAAACATATTATATTCGGTGCTGAGAAACTGCTTAAACAAAATATTATTGAAGCATTTAAAGCTTTTCCTGACATTAAGCGCATGACCCTTTACCAAACTTGTGCCTCAGCCCTGATCGGGGACGATATCGATGCCATTGCGCAAGAGGTGATGGAAGAACTGCCTGAAGTCGATATCTTTGTCTGCAATTCTCCCGGCTTTGGCGGACCAAGCCAGTCAGGGGGACATCATAAGATCAATATTGCCTGGATCGATAAAAAGGTTGGCAATGTTGAACCCAAACTTACCAGCGATTATGTTATTAATTATGTGGGCGAGTATAACATTCAAGGTGATCAGGAAGTCATGGTGGACTATTTCAGACGAATGGGCATCCAGGTACTTTCCACCTTTACCGGTAACGGTTCTTATGACGATCTTAGATCCATGCATAAGGCCGATCTGAATGTTCTTGAATGTGCGCGTTCGGCTGAGTATATCTGCAATGAGCTAAGACAACGCTATGGGATCCCAAGGCTTGATATTGATGGTTTTGGTTTTGAGCCGTTGTCGGCATCGCTGAGAAAGGTTGCCCTGTTCTTTGGCATTGAAGACCGGGCACAGGCCATTATTGATGAAGAAACAGCCCGCTGGAAGCCCGAACTAGACTGGTATAAGGAGCGGCTGAAAGGCAAGAAAGTGTGTCTCTGGCCGGGTGGTTCCAAGCTCTGGCACTGGGCCAATGTTATTCATGAAGAAATGGGAGTTGAGGTTGTCTCGGTGTATACCAAGTTCGGTCATCAGGGCGATATGGAAAAAGGCATTGCCCGCTGCGAAGAAGGGGCGCTTGCCATTGACGATCCGAACGAATTGGAAGCACTTGAAGCCATGGAGATGTTGAAGCCTGACGTTATTTTTACCGGCAAACGTCCGGGTGAGGTGGCTAAAAAGATCCGGGTGCCTTATCTCAATGCTCATGCTTATCATAACGGACCTTATAAAGGCTATGAAGGCTGGGTCAGATTTGCGCGTGATATCTATAATGCTATCTATTCCCCGATGCATAAGCTTTCTTTTGTGGATATCAGCACAGACGAAATCGCTACCGATAAAGGTTTTGAAACCCGTAAGATGATCTCTGATGTCAATTTAAGTGAAGAGATTACTGCTTCGAAAGAACTAAGAGAATATACCGGTAAATATGACAGTGTTTCCGATTTACGCAGCAAGACTTATCCAAGTTTCCCGGCAAAACCACAACTCTCAGCGGTATAATGGAGGGATGTCATTTATGGAGGCTATGATGAAAGACAGGATCGAACAACTAGTGGACTATATCATGAAAAAATGTTTGTGGCAATTTCATTCCCGCTCATGGGATCGTGAGAGACAAAATGAGGGAATATTGACCAAAACCATGCAGATATTGTGTGACGAACCGGTCGAAAAAGATACTCCTGCCGACAAATGTTACTGGGTAGATGCCGTATGCTTGGCTGAGGCGTTCAAAAGCCGTTATTCATGGCTGGCGGGTATGGATAAAGCCGAGATTAAGTTACTCATGCAGGGACTCAAAGAGCGCTTGGATTACTTAACCATTCATGGATCGCTGAATGCAGAGCTTACTGACTCTCGCTATTAATTTGTAGCTAGCTATGATCAAGGCGGACACAGAAAAAACAACGAAGGAAAAGGAGTAATGCTATGTCTTGTGAATTAAAAGAAAAAGAACGTGCCGGCATTATCAACCCGATATTCACATGCCAGCCTTGTGGCTCACAGTTTGCCAGCATAGGAATAAAGGATTGCATCGGAATTGTTCATGGAGGACAGGGCTGCGTTATGTTCGTCCGCCTGTTATTCTCACAGCATTTCAAAGAGAGTTTCGAGATTGCATCTTCCTCTGTACATGAAGATGGTGCGGTATTTGGTGCCCTCAATCGCGTTGAGGAAGCGGTCGATGTATTATTGATGCGGTATCCCCATGTAAAAGTGATTCCGATTATTACAACCTGCTGTACTGAAGTCATTGGTGATGATGTTGATGGCGTTATTATGAAGCTTAATAATGGGCTGTTAA encodes the following:
- a CDS encoding nitrogenase protein alpha chain, encoding MPYHEFECSKCIPERKKHAVRKGPGEDLTSALPLGYLNTIPGSISERGCAYCGAKHVIGTPMKDVIHMSHGPVGCTYDTWQTKRYISDNDNFQLKYTYATDMKEKHIIFGAEKLLKQNIIEAFKAFPDIKRMTLYQTCASALIGDDIDAIAQEVMEELPEVDIFVCNSPGFGGPSQSGGHHKINIAWIDKKVGNVEPKLTSDYVINYVGEYNIQGDQEVMVDYFRRMGIQVLSTFTGNGSYDDLRSMHKADLNVLECARSAEYICNELRQRYGIPRLDIDGFGFEPLSASLRKVALFFGIEDRAQAIIDEETARWKPELDWYKERLKGKKVCLWPGGSKLWHWANVIHEEMGVEVVSVYTKFGHQGDMEKGIARCEEGALAIDDPNELEALEAMEMLKPDVIFTGKRPGEVAKKIRVPYLNAHAYHNGPYKGYEGWVRFARDIYNAIYSPMHKLSFVDISTDEIATDKGFETRKMISDVNLSEEITASKELREYTGKYDSVSDLRSKTYPSFPAKPQLSAV
- the anfG gene encoding nitrogenase iron-iron protein delta chain, yielding MEAMMKDRIEQLVDYIMKKCLWQFHSRSWDRERQNEGILTKTMQILCDEPVEKDTPADKCYWVDAVCLAEAFKSRYSWLAGMDKAEIKLLMQGLKERLDYLTIHGSLNAELTDSRY